The Planococcus halocryophilus nucleotide sequence GTGAAAACAATGAACTTGAAGTCTGGCGATGCCATGATTTATGCGGGTCTAGTGACGAAAGAAACAGAATTATTCATAGGTACAAGCCAAGCTTACGGTGTTCGTTTCCCATTAGAAGAAGTTCCACTTACAGGACTTCGTACTGGTGGTGTGAAAGGCGTAAACTTAAAAGGCGATGATGAAGCTGTATCGGCTATCTTAATCGACCCACAAGTAAAACAAGAACTGGTGCTGATTACTCATCGTGGTGCAGCTAAAAAAATGAAGCTAGATGAATTTGAAAGTGGTAGTCGGGCAAAACGTGGCGTAGTTATGCTTCGTGAGTTGAAATCGAATCCTCACCGTGTAGTAGCTGTCATTGGCGCAACAGGAAAAGAAGAAATCGTTTTAGAAACAACTAAAGGTGTTCATATTCCATTAATAGCAAATTCATTAAAGAATGTTGATCGTTATTCGAATGGTTCATTCATAGCGGATGAATTATCTGATGGAAAAGTAGTTACTGCATATCGATTAAACACAAAAGAATAACATGAATAAACCACTCCTTTCAATTCAAGGGAGTGGTTTATTTTTTAGGGATTAATGAATGTTTGTATTCATACGTGGTTTTGTTGCCATCTGTAAATATTTAATAAGTTATTCATTATGAATGGTTTTGAATATTTTTATATCTATGAATAGCATTCAGTTTAGTAGAGTTATATAAATCGTAACGAATTTTTCTTCGAATTGTCAAAATTTTCTCGACAATAATAGGCTTTAATGTGTTAGAGTAGTGAGATAAATAAAAATAAGAGGGTGACAACTATGACTAAGAGCAACATCAAAGAGCTCGACAGAAAAGAAATAGTAAAGAAAGTATCCGTAGAAGAAATTATGGTAGCCAACCAGGCGCTCAAGGACGTTGTCATCAAGACACCTTTGCAAAAAAATGAATTGCTCTCAGCACGGTATGAATGCAATGTGTATTTAAAAAGAGAAGATCTTCAAGTAGTCCGATCTTTTAAACTGCGAGGTGCCTATAACTTCATCCGTAGTCTAGATGCAGCAGAACGAGCAAAAGGGGTTGTCTGTGCGAGTGCCGGTAACCATGCTCAAGGGGTAGCGTATTCATGTTTCGCTCTTGGCATTGAAGGAAAGATCTTTATGCCTTTAACAACGCCACGTCAAAAAGTATCTCAAGTAAAACGTTTTGGTGGAGACCAAGTTTCGGTTGTTTTAGTGGGAGATACGTTTGATGACTCGTTTTCAGCAGCGATGGAGTACTGTACAGCTGAAGAAAAAGTATTTGTTCATCCATTTAACGACACAAGCGTCATTGCAGGACAAGGAACGGTCGCAGTGGAAGTGTTAAATGATATGCAAGAACCTGTCGATTATATGTTTTGTGCAATTGGCGGTGGGGGATTGACTGCGGGCGTTGGTTCTTACTTAAAAGGAATCAGTCCAAAAACGAAGTTGGTTGGTGTTGAACCGGCAGGCGCTGCTAGCATGAAAACCTCATTGGCAAATGGCAAAGTAACGCGTCTAGATACGATTGATACGTTTGTAGACGGTGCTGCAGTTAAGCAAGTTGGGGATGTAACAATGGCGATTTGCGCAGACGTGTTAGATGACATTGCATTAGTTCCAGAAGGCAAAGTGTGTACGACGATTTTGCAGCTGTACAACGAAAATGCGATTGTTGCTGAACCCGCAGGTGCGTTGTCTGTAGCGGCTTTAGATTTTTATAAAGATGAAATCAAAGGGAAAAACATTGTTTGCGTCATTAGTGGAGGCAATAACGACATTGAACGGATGCAAGAAATTAAAGAGAAATCTTTGATTTACGAAGGGTTGAAACATTACTTTATCGTCTCTTTCCCACAACGTGCTGGTGCGCTGCGCAAGTTTATGGGGCAAGTGCTAGGTGAAACAGACGACATTACTCATTTTGAATACACGAAACGGACAAATCGCGACGAAGGACCGGTACTCGTTGGCATCGAACTGAAAAGTCCAGATGACTATGAACCGCTCGTCAAACGTATGACCGATAGTGGTTTTCCGTATAAAGAAATTAACAATGATTCACTGCTGTTTAATTTATTAATTTAGTCATACATTGAAGGACGTCTACTCAAAAGAGTAGGACGTCCTTTTTGTCTGTAAAAAAAACAGGAATTCCGTTAAATGATATAGTAAAGATAACGAGAAAATGGAGTGATTTAAATGGAGAAAAGATGTTTATGGGCACAAAGCAACGCGTTGATGCAAGCTTATCACGACGACGAATGGTGCAAACCAAGTAGAGACGATCGATACATTTTTGAAATGCTCACATTAGAAGGTGCCCAAGCCGGATTATCATGGAATATTGTGTTGTCTAAAAGACAAGCTTATCTAGAGGCTTTCCGGAATTTTGACATTGTCTACTGTGCGCAATTAACAGATGAAAAATTGGTTGCCATAAAAGAAAATTATGGTGTTATCAAGCACGGTGCAAAATTAACATCTGTTCGGTCTAATGCACTAGCAGTCTTGAACATACAAAAAGAGTGGGGCAGTTTTGCAGATTTTTTGTGGAGCTTTACGAGTGGAGAGACAATCGACAACAAATGGCCTAGTGATGCTCAAATACCCGCTCAATCTCCTGTGTCTGTTCGACTCAGTAAAGAGCTGAAAAAAAGAGGATTTAAATTTGTAGGACCCGTAACAACTTACTCTTTCATACAAGCAATCGGAATGGTGAACGATCATGTCGAAAATTGCATTAGCCGTATATCCAGCACGAAATAAAGCTAAAGTTATTATATAGAATTAAATAAAAAAGTTATTCTTTTTAATAGCAAAAGGGATTTCCAGTTAAATGCAGAATAAAGGTAAAGAAGGTACCAAGACATTGATGAAATCTGAACTAGAATTATGCGCTGTTAGATGGTCTACCATAGTTTGATAAAGACTTGTTTTTTCTTGCTAGAGCTTATGGTGCTACTACTGTAAACTGAGAGATAAGGAAAACTTTTTTCAATTTAGGCAACATCGCGTTTGACGTAATAGTATAGATATACTTATATGCATGAGACTTAAAGGAGGAGACAAGATGATGAACTTAAAATACTTAGATTTATTAGCGCAAAAATATGATTGTGAAGAAAAAGTCGCTACTGAAATCATTAACCTTGAGTCCATATTGGATCTACCTAAAGGAACGGAACACTTTGTCAGTGATTTACACGGAGAGTTTCAGGCGTTTCAACATGTATTGCGGAATGGCTCTGGAAACGTAAAAGTAAAAATTAAAGACTTGTTTAAAAACGAACTGAGTGACGAAGAATTAAACGAATTCGCTACGCTCGTTTATTATCCAGAAGAGAAATTGCTTATGATTAAAAGTCATTTTAACAGTAAAGCAGAGCTGCATGAATGGTACATAGAAGTAATTGAGCGGCTGCTGAAACTGATTGCCTACGCGTCGTCTAAATACACACGCTCAAAGTTAAGGAAAGCGCTACCAAAACAATTTGTTTATATTATCGAAGAATTATTGTATAAAACAGATGAGTTTAAAAACAAGAAAGATTATTATGCAAAAATGGTGATGCAGATTATTTCCTTAGGACAAGCGGATAAATTGATAGTTGGATTGGCATATACAACACAACGTCTAGTCGTTGATCACCTGCATGTCGTCGGAGATATTTATGACAGGGGACCAGATCCACATAAAATAGTGGATACGCTGATCGATTACCATTCAGTAGATGTTCAATGGGGAAATCATGACGTTTTATGGATAGGCGCTTATGCTGGTTCAAAAGTATGTTTAGCCAATATTTTACGGATTTGTGCTCGCTATAACAACTTAGACATTATTGAAGATGTATATGGTATTAACTTAAGGCCTTTACTAAACTTGGCTGAAAAATACTATGATGACAATCCGGCATTTCGACCAAAAAGAATTTCAGATGAAAAAATGACCGAGCAAGAGCAGTTGCAAATCACTAAAATTCATCAAGCGATTTCCATTATCCAATTTAAGTTAGAAAGTCCCATTATCAAAAGACGCTCATGCTTTGACATGAAAGACCGTTTACTGCTTGAAAAAGTCGATTATGAAAAAAATGAAGCGACAATTCATGGGGAAACTTATCCATTAGATAATACGTGTTTTGCGACTATCAATCCAGATCAACCAGATGAATTATTAGAAGAAGAAAGACAAGTTATCGACAAATTGCTATTTTCGGTTCAACATTCAGAAAAACTAGCGCGTCATATGAATTTTTTGATGAAAAAAGGAAGTTTGTATTTGAAATACAATGGCAATTTACTTATTCATGGATGCATTCCATTAGATGAAGATGGCAATATGGAGAAAATGGAGATCGAGGGAAAATCTTATGCAGGGCGTGAACTGCTCGATGTTTTTGAGCGGTATTTGCGTACTTCATTTGCACATCCAGAAGAAACGGATGATTTTGCGACCGATATGGTGTGGTATTTGTGGACAGGTGAATATTCATCGCTATTCGGAAAACGTGAAATGACGACATTTGAACGTTACTTTATTCAAGACAAAGAAACGCATAAAGAGCGTAAAAATCCTTATTACTATTTACGTGAAGACGAAGAAATATGCCGGAAAATACTTGCTGAATTTGAATTGAACCCTGATCATGGGCGTATCATCAATGGCCATACACCTGTTAAAGAGCGGGACGGCGAAAACCCAATCAAAGCAAATGGAAAAATGCTTGTAATCGATGGTGGATTCTCAAAAGCTTACCAGTCCACTACAGGAATTGCCGGGTATACCTTGCTTTATAATTCTTATGGCATGCAATTGGTCGCTCACCAGTTGTTCAATTCAAAAGATGAAGTATTGCAAAACGGTACAGATGTTTTATCTGTAAAACGATTGGTTGATGAAGAATTAGAACGTAAAAAAGTTAAAGAAACCAATATTGGTGAATGTCTCCAGCAAGAAATTTGGAATTTGAATAGTTTAAGAGAATATCGATACATGAAAACTGTTAGGAAGTAGAAAAAGTATGGAAAAGAAGAGGTGTATCCATATGCCTCTTCTTTTTTGTATTCAAAAAATGATTTAAAAGGCAAGTAGTATAAAAGATATGATAGAAATTAGTAAATAATGCAAAACTCTTTATGATAAGTCCTAAAAATAATATACTATGAGAATAGATAATTTTAACTAGAACCTGATAGTCTACAATTTACGTTTATTAAGAGCGGAGCGAATAAAATGTTGAAAGAACAAGAAAGATATTCGAGACTGGCAGAAATCACAAGAATCATTAATACGAAACTGAAATTAAAAGACATGCTTCAACATGTCGCAGCGGCCATTTCAGAGGAAATTGTTCAATGTGATGCTATCGGTATTTATCTTCCTGATAACGAAGGAGTATTCCGAGCGGTAGCAGGTAAGCCTGAAGCTATCAATGGTCAACCGTTGACTGATCAGAAAATAGAATTGGATGAAGATCCACTTGCAAATGAAATTGCCACTACAAAACAAGTGGTTTACATTCCCGATACATCGATCGACTCACGTCCTAATGCTGCAGCTTTAGCAGCATTTAACATAAAGTCACTTCTTGGACTTCCCATTATTTATGAGCAACATTTATATGGTCTCGTATTTCTATTTGATAATGGCAAGAAAATGGATTTAACAGACAATCAAATTCAAAGTGTTGAAGCTTATGTCAATATGGCAGCTGTAGCTATTCAAAATGCTAATAACCTTAAACAAAAAGAGCAACTGCTTGCAGAAAAACAATTACTTCTCGACGCAAATAACGAACTTGCCAAATGTTCGACTGTAAAAGAAAGCTTAACTACTTGTTTTCGTTACTTAGAGAATGTCAGTGGGTTTACAAATGTCGCAGTTTTTTTAAGAAAGCCGAATCATTCAAACACGGTTTATCTCAAAGAAGTGAATACCAAATCAAATTGGTCAAAACCTGAATGGGAACGTATTCTTGACGATTTCCAATCTAATACGAATTCTGAAACAGTCATCAAAAACATTATTAGGAAAAAACATATGCGTTTTATTCCTTCAAAAGAAAAATGTCGGTTAGTGTTTATTCCGTTAATATCAAAAGGAGCAGTTTTCGGAGTGGTTGCAATCGCTTGTTTATCAGAAAAATTGCATGTTTTCGACAAAACACAAATCAACTTAACGCAGTCAATTATCAATTCGACTGCGATTACACTTTCAAACTTAACTTATATGGATCAACTCGAGCATCGTGTAAGAGACCGAACGTTGGAGCTAGCAAATGCAAACGAGCGGGTTACTAGTGTTATTGGCAGCATTACAGATGGTTTTTTTGCGCTGAATGAAAACTGGGAATTTATCTATATTAACAATCATCAAGTTCTTCCAGAAGGACGCACTCCAGAAAATGTGTTGGGCGAGGAAATATGGTCTGTTTTTCCTGAACGTTTTAATGCCGTTTTGTATAAAGAGTTTTCTGGAGCCATGTTGAAAAGAATGCCTGTACGTTTTGAAATAGCGTCTGCTGAAGAAGGCTATTGTTACGAAATTGTCGCCTATCCTTTTGATGACGGTATTTGTTGCATGTGTAAAAATACGACAGAAAAGAAACACTATGAAAATGAATTGAAACGTTTATCAAACTTAGAACTCATTGGACAAATGGCTGCAGGAATCAGTCATGAAATTCGAAATCCAATGACGACTGTTCGGGGCTTTTTACAGTTGCTTACAGACAATAAAGAACTAGAAAGTTACAATTCGTATTTTGAACTTATGATTGAAGAGCTAGACCGGGCAAACTCCATCATTTCTGAATTTCTATCGATGGGCAATACGAGGTCGTCGGATTTGAAAATGCAAAATTTAAATGCCATTATTACGGATATTGCACCTTTACTGAAAATTGATACGTTTAGTCAAAATAAGTTTATCGAAATCGAAACGATGGATTTGCCAGATCTTCTGTTAAACCGAAATGAAATTCGTCAATTGCTCATAAACATTTGTCGAAATGGACTTGAAGCCATGAACCCAGGAGAAATGTTGTCTATACGGACATATATAGAAAACGAAAGCGCAGTTGTTCTTGAAATAGAAGATGAAGGCGAAGGTATGAGCGAAGAAGTGTTAAAGAAAATCGGGACTCCGTTTTATACAACTAAAGACAATGGCACGGGTCTTGGACTCGGTGTTTCTTATGCTATTGCTGCACGACATCGAGCAAAAATTGATGTGCAGTCAAATAGTGACGGAACCATTTTTTCATTCAAATTTCAATTATAATAAATGGGATTTAATTGAATCATCCATATTAAAACTAGAAGACAAGAGACAAACTCGATCTGTTCGAGTTTGTCTCTTGTTTTTTTGAAATAGATTGCAGTAGGATAGACGTAGCTTGTGTAATACTCGTAAGTAAGTAGCACTTTCCATAACTGTCTCATATAATTACTAAATAGTTACAAAAAAAGGAGTGAAATTGAATGGTCCAAAGTAAAGACACGTCAACTCCCAAACATATCTTATCTGCAGCAGCTATAGTATTAAATGAACAAGATGAATTATTGTTGATCAAAGGTCCGCGCAGAGGATGGGAAATGCCCGGTGGTCAAGTAGAAGAAGGAGAATCGCTTACAGAAGCGACTATTCGCGAAGTAAAAGAAGAAACCGGAATCGATATTGAAATCCAAAAATTTTGTGGTGTGTTTCAAAATGTGGAAAGCTCCATTCGCAATACCTTGTTTTTAGCCAAGCCAATCGGTGGCAACTTAACCACGTCAGCAGAAAGCCTCGAAGTCGCGTATTATCCGATTAGCGAAGCGTTAGAAATGGTGACATGGAAAAACTTCAGAAATAGAATCGAGCATTGTCTCGATGAGCGCAAGCAACCATTTTATGTAGCGTTTTAAAACAGGAAAAGACCAAGAGCTTAAAATTCTGCTCTCGGTCTTTCTCATTTATTCCTCGTCTTCAAGGTCTTCAATCAGCTTTTTCATTTCGGCAATTTCTTTTCGTTGCGCTTCTATAATCGAGTCTGCCAATTCACGAACGCGAGGGTCTGAAATGTTGGCGCGTTCACTCGTCAAAATCGCAATCGAATGGTGGGGAATCATGGCTTCCATCCACTTAACGTCTTCGATTAAAGTTTGACTGCGAACAAGCCATAACGAAAGCGCAAAAACGACTGCACTCGTCCCGAGAATCACCGCATTGGCTTTTTTGTTTTTGTACATCGGCCACATAAAGAGCAACATAACAATCGCCATTGTAGAGCCCATGATCAAGGCCATATACACGCGGGTTTCACTATAGAAAATATGGTCGAACTGAAACGTATTCAAAAATGTTAACCAATACATGATAAAAGCTGAAGTCAAAATCATTACAGTAAATTTCACATATGCATTCATCTATACTCCTCCTTTTGAATTAGGTTGCCAAAAACCAAGCTTATTATTTATATACCTTGATTTATTTCGGATAAACTCCATAAAAACTGCACAAATGGTGAGAAATCAAGTTTAGATACTTTAGTTAAATTTAGAAACTCGCAAATATCTGAATAAATTCACTAATGTAAATTCTTCACTTGGAAAAAATGTTATGATTATTTAATGAAGACAATCACGATTATAAAGATAAACATAATGGATTGTGCGAATAGAGGAGAGTGGCAAATTGAAAGAAAAACTGATTTTCTCTTTATTGGTCGTCTTGACGACGGGATTGATGGGTTCATCTTTTGTAGTAGCGAAAATAGGCTTGATCTACATATCGCCTTTGTTGTTGGCGGGCATACGATTTACGATTGCTGGCAGTATTATGATTTTCTTTGTCTTGTTATTTAAAAGAAAACACCCTAAAAATGCTGCGACTTGGGGGAAAGTCATCTTAATCGGTGCTGTTCAAACTGCAGGCGTGATGGGAGCTATTTTCCTGAGTTTGCGAACGATTACTTCAGGGGAGTCCGCAATATTAACGTTTATGAATCCCCTATTGGTGGTATTGATCGGGACGTTGGTGATGGGCATGCGTTACCGAATCGTTCAATGGTTCGGAGTTTTCGTTGGTTTTGCGGGTGTTTTTGTCACGATGGGAAGTCATTTAGATCTTCAAATCGGGACATTGCTCGGCTTTTTAAGTGCCATATTTTGGGCTGTCGGAACACTTCTTATTAAAAAGTGGGGCGTCTCAATCGATATGTGGGTATTAACCGCCTATCAAATGTTGTTTGGCGGTCTCATCTTATTGCTTGGATCGGCCTTTTTAGAAAATGCCTACATAGTCATTAACACAATATCAGTGTCAATTTTATTATGGCTGTCAATTCCAGCTTCAATCATTCAATTTACGATTTGGTTTTACTTGTTGCAAAAAGGAGATTCGGGCAAAGTTAGCGCCTTTTTATTTTTAGCTCCTTTTTTCGGCATTGTATCTGGCTGGCTCGTGCTAGGAGAGCCAATTGGGTTGCCGTTATTAATCGGAGGCAGTTTGATTTTCTCAGGAATTTTCTTAGTCAATTGGCCAGAAAAACGGGTGCCAGTGAAAGTAACCGTATAGCTAAGTTTAACTAACAATAAAGAAATGGAGCATTCAAGTTGATAGAACTAGCAGGAAGAAAGATGACTTTAACAAACGCAACAGAAGAATTGATGGACGAGCTTTATTATTGGCGCTTTGAAGATCCACAACAAGAAGCGA carries:
- the ilvA gene encoding threonine ammonia-lyase IlvA yields the protein MTKSNIKELDRKEIVKKVSVEEIMVANQALKDVVIKTPLQKNELLSARYECNVYLKREDLQVVRSFKLRGAYNFIRSLDAAERAKGVVCASAGNHAQGVAYSCFALGIEGKIFMPLTTPRQKVSQVKRFGGDQVSVVLVGDTFDDSFSAAMEYCTAEEKVFVHPFNDTSVIAGQGTVAVEVLNDMQEPVDYMFCAIGGGGLTAGVGSYLKGISPKTKLVGVEPAGAASMKTSLANGKVTRLDTIDTFVDGAAVKQVGDVTMAICADVLDDIALVPEGKVCTTILQLYNENAIVAEPAGALSVAALDFYKDEIKGKNIVCVISGGNNDIERMQEIKEKSLIYEGLKHYFIVSFPQRAGALRKFMGQVLGETDDITHFEYTKRTNRDEGPVLVGIELKSPDDYEPLVKRMTDSGFPYKEINNDSLLFNLLI
- a CDS encoding DNA-3-methyladenine glycosylase I → MEKRCLWAQSNALMQAYHDDEWCKPSRDDRYIFEMLTLEGAQAGLSWNIVLSKRQAYLEAFRNFDIVYCAQLTDEKLVAIKENYGVIKHGAKLTSVRSNALAVLNIQKEWGSFADFLWSFTSGETIDNKWPSDAQIPAQSPVSVRLSKELKKRGFKFVGPVTTYSFIQAIGMVNDHVENCISRISSTK
- a CDS encoding fructose-bisphosphatase class III, translated to MNLKYLDLLAQKYDCEEKVATEIINLESILDLPKGTEHFVSDLHGEFQAFQHVLRNGSGNVKVKIKDLFKNELSDEELNEFATLVYYPEEKLLMIKSHFNSKAELHEWYIEVIERLLKLIAYASSKYTRSKLRKALPKQFVYIIEELLYKTDEFKNKKDYYAKMVMQIISLGQADKLIVGLAYTTQRLVVDHLHVVGDIYDRGPDPHKIVDTLIDYHSVDVQWGNHDVLWIGAYAGSKVCLANILRICARYNNLDIIEDVYGINLRPLLNLAEKYYDDNPAFRPKRISDEKMTEQEQLQITKIHQAISIIQFKLESPIIKRRSCFDMKDRLLLEKVDYEKNEATIHGETYPLDNTCFATINPDQPDELLEEERQVIDKLLFSVQHSEKLARHMNFLMKKGSLYLKYNGNLLIHGCIPLDEDGNMEKMEIEGKSYAGRELLDVFERYLRTSFAHPEETDDFATDMVWYLWTGEYSSLFGKREMTTFERYFIQDKETHKERKNPYYYLREDEEICRKILAEFELNPDHGRIINGHTPVKERDGENPIKANGKMLVIDGGFSKAYQSTTGIAGYTLLYNSYGMQLVAHQLFNSKDEVLQNGTDVLSVKRLVDEELERKKVKETNIGECLQQEIWNLNSLREYRYMKTVRK
- a CDS encoding GAF domain-containing sensor histidine kinase, with translation MLKEQERYSRLAEITRIINTKLKLKDMLQHVAAAISEEIVQCDAIGIYLPDNEGVFRAVAGKPEAINGQPLTDQKIELDEDPLANEIATTKQVVYIPDTSIDSRPNAAALAAFNIKSLLGLPIIYEQHLYGLVFLFDNGKKMDLTDNQIQSVEAYVNMAAVAIQNANNLKQKEQLLAEKQLLLDANNELAKCSTVKESLTTCFRYLENVSGFTNVAVFLRKPNHSNTVYLKEVNTKSNWSKPEWERILDDFQSNTNSETVIKNIIRKKHMRFIPSKEKCRLVFIPLISKGAVFGVVAIACLSEKLHVFDKTQINLTQSIINSTAITLSNLTYMDQLEHRVRDRTLELANANERVTSVIGSITDGFFALNENWEFIYINNHQVLPEGRTPENVLGEEIWSVFPERFNAVLYKEFSGAMLKRMPVRFEIASAEEGYCYEIVAYPFDDGICCMCKNTTEKKHYENELKRLSNLELIGQMAAGISHEIRNPMTTVRGFLQLLTDNKELESYNSYFELMIEELDRANSIISEFLSMGNTRSSDLKMQNLNAIITDIAPLLKIDTFSQNKFIEIETMDLPDLLLNRNEIRQLLINICRNGLEAMNPGEMLSIRTYIENESAVVLEIEDEGEGMSEEVLKKIGTPFYTTKDNGTGLGLGVSYAIAARHRAKIDVQSNSDGTIFSFKFQL
- a CDS encoding NUDIX hydrolase; the encoded protein is MVQSKDTSTPKHILSAAAIVLNEQDELLLIKGPRRGWEMPGGQVEEGESLTEATIREVKEETGIDIEIQKFCGVFQNVESSIRNTLFLAKPIGGNLTTSAESLEVAYYPISEALEMVTWKNFRNRIEHCLDERKQPFYVAF
- a CDS encoding DUF305 domain-containing protein codes for the protein MNAYVKFTVMILTSAFIMYWLTFLNTFQFDHIFYSETRVYMALIMGSTMAIVMLLFMWPMYKNKKANAVILGTSAVVFALSLWLVRSQTLIEDVKWMEAMIPHHSIAILTSERANISDPRVRELADSIIEAQRKEIAEMKKLIEDLEDEE
- a CDS encoding DMT family transporter produces the protein MKEKLIFSLLVVLTTGLMGSSFVVAKIGLIYISPLLLAGIRFTIAGSIMIFFVLLFKRKHPKNAATWGKVILIGAVQTAGVMGAIFLSLRTITSGESAILTFMNPLLVVLIGTLVMGMRYRIVQWFGVFVGFAGVFVTMGSHLDLQIGTLLGFLSAIFWAVGTLLIKKWGVSIDMWVLTAYQMLFGGLILLLGSAFLENAYIVINTISVSILLWLSIPASIIQFTIWFYLLQKGDSGKVSAFLFLAPFFGIVSGWLVLGEPIGLPLLIGGSLIFSGIFLVNWPEKRVPVKVTV